From Labeo rohita strain BAU-BD-2019 chromosome 18, IGBB_LRoh.1.0, whole genome shotgun sequence, the proteins below share one genomic window:
- the tiparp gene encoding protein mono-ADP-ribosyltransferase TIPARP codes for MQEAVDTAVPALGLPMGTGEFSEQQMGLADKIPLVKPYFKKKHAQRKLDTKCLRALEDPILSTLLNSDSLVSGDGVFVPRNPAQPQRNICTAAVEKQSRISQVCLKEEDEEESTDTDVAASELAGEQKVTDIQRVSIDTNERRFQPQERDEVAPSSVVSGSKLNDIYTTETLQGANCLAIKEGEIFQDKSEEASLDLVFELLTQLQYHTHQGDAVSICVDFLQGVCVYGSDCAQHHTVLPYHWQIRRADTQIWQSISDDSQEQLERLYCNPDNEHVRLKFLGRVFTLDFSAMRVCDLEFDLVRRLSTPSSSTATPTNTSPTPNCLTVWKYYCRDNFGWREYSEPVVRLIEEASGRGLKEVRFITLQNQYILNIREGFQQNAVFGFRRQIKKRPLFRSSIMLTPYLQTLGGLSSAFLSSLESSGNQPLSPTSNGPSKVYPETWLPMNTSQDYLQVPVSRDDRSYRTVYSLFHKTVSETKFRILKILRVQNPFLWEKYKRKKEYMSRRMTEMDRMLNERHLFHGTSQDVVEGICKHNFDPRVCGKHATMFGQGSYFARKAVYSHNFSKRSPRGVHYMFLAKVLTGKFTVGNPSMRRPPPLNPREPSSDLFDSCVDNWMDPQIFVIFSDDQSYPYFIIQYEEVGNTVAI; via the exons ATGCAGGAGGCAGTTGACACCGCTGTGCCCGCTTTAGGCCTGCCCATGGGGACCGGAGAGTTCTCCGAGCAGCAGATGGGCCTCGCCGACAAGATCCCTTTGGTGAAGCCCTACTTTAAAAAGAAACACGCACAGAGAAAACTGGACACAAAATGCTTACGTGCTTTAGAGGACCCTATTTTGAGCACATTATTAAACTCGGACTCCCTCGTGTCAGGGGACGGAGTGTTTGTTCCACGTAACCCGGCTCAACCTCAGCGGAATATATGCACCGCCGCCGTAGAGAAGCAGTCGAGGATTAGTCAGGTGTGCCTGAAGGAGGAAGATGAGGAGGAGAGCACGGACACTGATGTGGCCGCGAGCGAGCTCGCGGGGGAACAGAAGGTGACGGATATTCAGCGGGTGTCAATAGACACTAATGAGCGTCGCTTCCAGCCCCAGGAGCGCGACGAGGTGGCGCCCTCCTCCGTCGTTTCGGGGTCGAAGTTAAATGACATCTACACCACTGAGACTTTGCAGGGTGCAAATTGCCTCGCCATCAAAGAGGGCGAGATCTTTCAGGATAAAAGCGAGGAGGCCTCTTTGGATCTAGTGTTTGAACTCCTGACCCAGCTCCAGTATCACACGCATCAAGGGGACGCTGTATCGATCTGTGTGGATTTCCTCCAGGGCGTTTGCGTCTATGGCAGTGACTGTGCCCAGCACCACACCGTTTTACCTTACCACTGGCAAATCCGCAGAGCAGATACGCAGATCTGGCAGAGCATATCGGATGACTCTCAAGAACAACTGGAAAGGCTTTATTGCAACCCTGACAACGAACATGTCAGACTTAAGTTTCT CGGTCGAGTGTTTACGTTGGACTTCAGTGCCATGCGAGTTTGTGACCTGGAGTTTGACCTTGTCAGGCGTCTGTCCACGCCTTCCAGCTCCACAGCCACGCCCACAAACACAAGCCCCACCCCTAACTGCCTGACTGTGTGGAAGTACTACTGTAGAGATAACTTTGGCTGGAGAGAATATTCAGAG CCGGTGGTTCGGTTGATTGAGGAGGCCAGCGGCCGAGGACTGAAGGAGGTCCGTTTCATCACGCTGCAGAATCAGTACATCTTGAACATCCGCGAGGGCTTCCAGCAAAATGCTGTTTTCGGTTTCCGCCGGCAGATCAAAAAGCGACCGCTGTTCAGGTCCTCCATCATGCTCACGCCTTACCTCCA GACTCTCGGTGGCCTTTCCTCAGCATTTCTCTCCTCACTGGAAAGTTCTGGAAACCAACCTCTCTCTCCTACGTCAAACGGTCCCTCCAAAGTGTACCCTGAGACTTGGTTACCCATGAACACCAGTCAGGACTACCTGCAGGTGCCCGTCTCCCGAGATGACCGCAGCTACCGGACTGTCTATAGCCTCTTCCACAAGACCGTATCTGAGACCAAGTTCCGCATCCTGAAGATCCTCCGTGTCCAAAACCCCTTCCTCTGGGAGAAATACAAAAG GAAGAAGGAATACATGTCACGGAGAATGACAGAAATGGACCGCATGCTAAACGAACGCCACCTGTTCCACGGCACGTCCCAGGATGTGGTGGAGGGCATCTGCAAGCACAATTTTGACCCACGTGTGTGCGGCAAGCACGCCACCATGTTCGGCCAAGGCAGCTACTTTGCACGCAAGGCTGTCTATTCTCACAACTTCTCCAAGCGCTCGCCCCGTGGTGTGCACTACATGTTTCTGGCCAAAGTCTTGACAGGCAAGTTCACAGTGGGCAACCCTTCCATGCGCCGACCACCTCCCCTGAATCCAAGAGAACCCTCCAGTGACTTATTTGACTCCTGCGTGGACAACTGGATGGACCCGCAGATCTTTGTCATCTTCAGCGATGATCAGAGTTATCCTTACTTCATCATTCAATATGAAGAGGTGGGCAATACAGTGGCTATTTGA